GTAAATGTTTGGTTCCTTTCAAGCCAAAGGACCAGGCAGCTAACATTTGGGAAAAAAAGTTATGATAAATAAGAATGCCTGCGGGATAATAGTCGAACATGTTAAACAGCATCAATGAAGGTTCAAGATATGCATGTCATAAGGCACCAATATGTTGCATAGAATACCCATTCCACCCATCATATCACATTAAACCGGTATGCTACATAAGATCATGTGCATCCATATCTTATATTGCATCCTAGATCCAACAGAAGCATGCAAATCAATCTCTAAGAAATCCATATCTATCCTTGCATTACAGGTCCTCAGAGTTAGAGACAAATTCTTGCTGCATTTACTTTTAGAATGGTTCCATCATGATAGCTGGATATACAAAGGATTAACACAAATAATAGAACTTCATAAACTACACACATTGTACCCCAGAACATCACTCGCTGCAGTATATTTCCAATGCAAAAGAACTTCCCAAAAATTACTGTCAAGTAAACTCACTTGATACCTTTGTATATCAAAACCATCCATTACATTTGAGCTACAAAAGAAACAACAAGTAGTACATCTCAAAGAAACATAAAGCAAAAGAAAGAACTAGTGACAAAATGTGATAGTGGAGAAGGCCATCTCTGTCACAACAAAAAGCAATAAAAGACAAAGGCAATTATGCTCAGGCACTTTTGCCCGGCAATCTCTACTAGCTCTAGATAACATGGAGGAGGTTTGTAGTAAGTAACCTCAAATGGACTGAGTTCTCTTGAATTCCAAATTACAGGCCGAAGTTGCAGAGTGGGAGGAATTCCATTTCAGTATCTACATATTTGGTCCATAGGTGCTTGTATTGGTTCAAGGCCACGTCGAGCCATGGCTTCATGTGCCCATTGAAGTGCACAACTGCAGCATTGCGGATCGCATCTGAGCTAATGCTTGGATTATAACCAAGCCCCATTACATGCCATGACTTGTCTAGTGGTTTAGTAGTGGTGTAGAACGTCATCAATCCTGCTGGAAGCACAGTGCCTGGGTTCCAGATCATTCCATCCTCATTCTGTCAAAATCACAGCATTAGTTCAGATGCTGaatttactctctctctctctctctctctctctctgtgggtAGACGAATCTAGCTTATTCAAGTGGCCTGTCCTAAACTTGACTACAAGATGAAATATGTCAAATGCAAATCTGGTTACGTATAAAAACATgataagaatcaaaagcaaaaggAAGACATAAAATAAATCAAAGAAAAACTTTTCACCACAATATATCATGAATATTTTGGTACAAACAGTCAGAACCACAATGATATGTAAAAAGATTGAAAAATAGTCAAACAAAAATTGTAACAGGCAGTTTCTTCTAGCAGTAAGGAGGGTTAGTAATATTTGTCACCCAAAATGGAGTTCCGGCTTGCGTTAGTAAACATGAGTTTGGGTGCAAGGCATAAATATGCCATTTAGGGAAATTAATGATTTAGCATGTTTGATAGGCAGATGGAAGTTAAGAATACCACAACAACATGGTCGATAAGAGAAAATTCTACAACAATTTTTAACTGCCTTAAAGATCATTTTTAAAATGTTTGAAAAGACTCATAAAAAGGTTGGAATAGAAATTAACCAGCAAAGGGCAGAGCATATCTTAAACGATTTGTAAAACCCTCTTCTCAACATCTAAGAAGGGCACTGGTTAATAGGTAGAGTACTGCAAGGGGAGAAGGGACAGTGTAGTGCTCTAAAATGCAATCTTGGTTGAGCTGAATTTAATGAATGCCCATAAGTTGATGGTTTCAAACTGGATGAAAGATGTGTCAACATTAGAATTTGCTTGATTGGAAAAAAATGCTCAGATTGCACAAATTGCAGCGGAGACTTGTGCACACCTAACTAGCATCCTTTTCGTAAGAAAATAACCGTAATTATTACAACACCTGTTAAATATGCTTTAAAATGTTTAGAAAGTACGTAGTTCGGTTAAAACCAAAAGTTAGTAAATAACGTTATAGAATTTATGTAAAGGCCTGTTGTCGCTATTTTTCTCACAGTTGGTAAAGAAATTTTCAAAgtaaatagaaaaaattaaagattctTCAACAGAATGGGCACGAGAAGTCTTGAAGAGTGATGCATGAACAGAAAAAAGCACGCAAAAGTCATAATTATGGGACAGAAAGACATACTGAATTAGAGTAGAGTCGTATATCACTGATAAATCATTCCAGCAATTTGGCATTAAACAGCAAATCAATcacttatcattcataatatataagACATCACTAAAAATAATCTTGGATACTTAAATATCAAGAACTGGCGAAACAAAATTAGTAGcaaaatcatttacaactttGTCTATTTGCCCCCAATTGTTGCAACAAGATATCAactaaaattatttactaaaatatTCGACCAACTGAGCAGGTAAGATCATCCATTCACTCATTCATTCATTAAGAAATGTTCCAGAAaacaatgaaaaataaagaagaagacgAAATTTGAAAGTGCTCACCAAATCCTGGTACTCATGGAATTTCTCAGTGCACCTCTCCCTCCTCCACGCATCGAGATCAAAGACATTTACTCCATAGGACCATGCACACGCCCTCGGGGTGAACCGCTCCCGGACCACCGGGTGGGAGAAGTTCATGTACCTGTTGTACCTCCTGAACCCCCCAAAGCACATCTCCACTGCCCCGTTTACCTTCCCGTCCAAATCCACCCTCCACAGCCCTGCCAGATCCTTCTGCACCACCACATcatcctccaagaacaccacccGCTGCAGGCTCGGGTACATCTCCGGCAGGTAGAACCGCAGGTAGTGGAGCAGCGACAAGTCCCGCCGCCCACCCTCGATCTGTCGCACGACCGGCGAGTAAGAGGAATCCAAGAAGCCGAAGTCGGCCACCGACTTGATCTCCACCCGCGCGCCACCGGTGGGCGGGCGGCGGGTGAACCAAACCTGCATCGCGTTGAAATACATGGGGTCGGTGACGACATGGAAGACGTGCTTCGATGGGTTGGCCGCGTTGCGGATGACGGAGTTGATGACGGTGGAGACGGCGATGATGTTGTCTGAGATGAGAATGGAGTGGTAGAGATCGGGGTCGGCGAGCTCGGGCGGGTCGGGGCCGGGTTgccggtaggagtccgggtgggcgATGCGGTCCTCCATGAGGCGCATGGCGAGGCAGTGGAGGCTTTTGGGGGTGGATCCTGCGGCGATGCGGTTGGTGAGGGCGCCGAGCTTCTTGGCGCGGTGGAGTTGCTCGTGGACCGCGAAGATGGTGTCGCGGAGCTTCTGTATCTTGAGTTGGGTGTCGAAGGACTCCTTGGATTCGGAGATGAGGGCGCGGGCGAACTTGATGCGATCTTTGGCCTCCTTCTCGAGGGGGCGGAGGGAGTCCTCGTCGGAGGGGAGGTCGGAGTCGAGGCGGGCGGCGAGGGAGGAGAGGGAGGCGCTGAGGTCTTCGAAGGCGCGGAGCTGGCGGGAGTTGTCGAGCTTGAGGCGGCGGGCGTAGGCGGCATAGGCGTGGACGAGGGCGGAGTGGTCCGCCGCCTGgcggaggaggaggtggaggcgGGCGCGGAGGGGGTCGGACTTGACGGTCAGGAAGGTGCGGCCGAGGTAGGGACGGAGAGCGGCGCCGGCGACGGAGGGGTCGCCGGCGGAGGAGGtggcggcggaggaggaggaggaggggttgTTCGAGAGCAGCACCGAGAGGGCCGCCAGGAAGAGCAGGCTGAACATCGCCGACACGAACACACGGTAGCTGAAGAGCCCACGGATGCCCGTCGCCGCCGGACGAACGGACCGGCCTCCCGCCATCACCTATCACTCGTACGCCGGCCTTTGCACCGGATCAAATCCGATATGACATCTAGTATATAACTAAGAAGCgatcatcttctctctttctgtctttctctctttctaggcCGCACTGAGATGGATCAAATTCAACGGGGATGGAAGGGAGTGGCAGTGGAGTAGGGGAGGTGCTCGGAGGAGTGACGTGGACCGTTCATTTCGCCAGCCCGACGGTTTGGTTGGATCTGAACCGTCAAACCGATTTACGTGTTGATGATACAGTGTGCTTACTTTATCGTATTTGCCCTAGGTTGTGATCATGCGTAAGGTGATGATGACAGAAGCAACGCGTTTCCCGCCGCGGCAGCTCCGCGTGGTATCTGATGGTTAGCGAGGCGAGCCAGGTTGGTGGATGCTGACCGAACCCGCCAATGCCGGCCGGAGCGTGACAGATGGCTAACGGACACACCACACTACGGAAAACTACGTAAAAGTTGAAACTACGCTTGCTGGGTATCAAGCTGCATCATAGGTATTAGACGCTAAGTAGTGAGTAAGTGATGtgcaaaataatttaatatagttTGCTACGGTGCTACGAAAAAAAGATAGAATTGTTATtttagttcaaaaaaaattaaccGTCCGACTAAGAAAAGATGCTCAAAATTCTTTATTGATTGTTATCTATAGCTAATGATGATCGGAGATGGCATGCATAATATTTTCTACAtaaatttataaagatatatttttaatttcatattaattatttattaaaaaatatttatataaaataaaaaaaataaaataatattttttgattaatttttcgaATCATGTTGCAACAGATTGCAAATATAGTACCAATCTCAATGATGTACCATAACAACTTGAAATATAATGGgatcagatatttttaaaatGGTGGAAGTTGAACTATTCGTGCAGAAAAACTTTGCTTGACATGCTTTATTTGATCTATCCTTCGTATCCGCACAAAGAGATCGGCTCAAATTGTCTTGAAGAATTTTTAAATACACAAAAACAGTAGCACTAGCATAGCTTGGGTGGTATAAGTTAAGTCGGAAGAGGAGTAGGTCAAAAATtcatcaattcaaatttgatatgtttgttaaataaattaaatatttatgtctaaatttaatttatttattaaataaataactaaatctGATCTGcgtaatctgtttattaaataagttaaatcaaattaaatagatTGAGTGGATTtttaatagattaaatagatttaaatacgttaaacaggttaaatgtgttagattaggtAAAACAAAAAATGAGTTAAGTATGTTTTAAATGAATTAAATAAGTTTTTAATAGGTTAAATGGACCATGCTGTGACTTTAAGCTCGGGTTAAGAAGTATCAGAtcccatatcaaaaaaaaaaaaaaaaaggtaccatGTCTAAACACAGCAGCAATTCCACCATTTAAGTTCAATAACTAGCATGATAGAATATAATCTTATTTTGTGAAGAGTGCCTGCACACAACCATCGGCACGGATGGCGATGATAAATTCAAGCATGCTTGAATAGAGATGCGATAGATTCAGCATGTTAGTGAAAAGACCGAAACGAAACTGAAATTCACCGATACCTTCAAAACCAAAACCGAAATcaaatgatttttaaaataaaaaatcataaccgccACCAAGAAAACAGTGAAACTAAAAAATCTAAAACAATTTCTTATTCCAATAGCTCGATAAAGTTGTTAAGCATTCAAACATGACAATGACACCAGAAAAAAGATAACAAATGATACATAAATTGAAATAATTGGGATTCGGCTTGGTTATACTTATGTTTTTAAACCCCTGGGTAACTTAAATCATATCGCAAGAAtgattatctattttttattcctTGGCCCGTCACATGATTTCAGTTTCTTATTCTGGTTTCTTCATTGCAGGGTGCTATTTGTATTTGAGCGGCCAGTGCATTCATGATTCTACGACGTTCTTGGTGCATTTGCGGGCTTCATGGGTATCAACAGAAGGATGTGGCACCGGTGTCTGACATCCACAGGCCAGCCAGATTTCCTTTCACTTATCTGTACATCTTTTTACCTTTCATACCGCAGGGCAGCATCATAAAGCTTTCAAAAGCTCTACTTGCAAGAACCCTATTGCCAACGGCAACCCTAGATTTCCTGTGACCTATCTGTGTATCTTTTTACCTTTCATGCGGGCTGCATCATATATTTAGTccattgctctctctctctctggcacTTCTCAGCAACTCGAGCATTATCAAATGAACACAGATCGAAGGGTTTAAACTAGGATATGACACAAATAATCTTTGCTGAGTTTTTTAAAACAATAATTTTTCTAGGGATGCCAGAGTTTTTTCTCTATCAAGAAACAAGCTGTGATTTTGTTATCACAGTTTGTCTAATAGGAAATATCTGGACTATAACTGCTCTGCTACAGTGGTAAGTGAACtaccgtaattttttttttcccaccaTGATACTCATTCATCACAGTATTCAATGTGTaaatgattcgatcagggttttctGGTTGCTTACTGAAGACAACCCACATGCATAGAAGGAGACCAACCTAGATATGATCAGATATTATTCCATGCAGTAATAGCGCCACATACCACTTGGCATGAGCACCCTCACAAGGAAAATCGTaatacaaagatttttttttttatataatgttATTGGCCGATAAATTCGACACTTAATGACTTTATCAACTCATAGGTTACTACTAAATTATCAAATCATCCCAGTTTTACCTTTACATATCACAGAAGCAACAGCTAACTTGGCTTGGGACAAAATTAATGAGGCTTGACACTCGGTACTGTTTCAGATTATCAGCGGATAaacaaataatagaaaaaaaaaaagccttcaaATCTACGCTCTAGCATCAACCTGCTTCCTTTAGCCCTTGCTTTGTTAGTTCTAAGCTTGCTTAGCATACATCTAAATAGGCACATGAAGCATTTAATTGCATTCGCAGAAAT
This genomic window from Elaeis guineensis isolate ETL-2024a chromosome 13, EG11, whole genome shotgun sequence contains:
- the LOC105056575 gene encoding probable galacturonosyltransferase 9 — protein: MAGGRSVRPAATGIRGLFSYRVFVSAMFSLLFLAALSVLLSNNPSSSSSAATSSAGDPSVAGAALRPYLGRTFLTVKSDPLRARLHLLLRQAADHSALVHAYAAYARRLKLDNSRQLRAFEDLSASLSSLAARLDSDLPSDEDSLRPLEKEAKDRIKFARALISESKESFDTQLKIQKLRDTIFAVHEQLHRAKKLGALTNRIAAGSTPKSLHCLAMRLMEDRIAHPDSYRQPGPDPPELADPDLYHSILISDNIIAVSTVINSVIRNAANPSKHVFHVVTDPMYFNAMQVWFTRRPPTGGARVEIKSVADFGFLDSSYSPVVRQIEGGRRDLSLLHYLRFYLPEMYPSLQRVVFLEDDVVVQKDLAGLWRVDLDGKVNGAVEMCFGGFRRYNRYMNFSHPVVRERFTPRACAWSYGVNVFDLDAWRRERCTEKFHEYQDLNEDGMIWNPGTVLPAGLMTFYTTTKPLDKSWHVMGLGYNPSISSDAIRNAAVVHFNGHMKPWLDVALNQYKHLWTKYVDTEMEFLPLCNFGL